The Armatimonas rosea genome includes a window with the following:
- a CDS encoding adenylate/guanylate cyclase domain-containing protein, which translates to MPILPAGTVTFLFTDIEGSTRLWEEHPERMRTALARHDALLHQAITEHNGYVFKTIGDAFCAAFATAPEALSAALTAQRCLYAEPWEDGIALRARMALHTGAVESRDNDYFGQPLNRVARLLATGYGGQVLLSQATQELVRDSLPAQTTLLNLGEHRLRDLSRPEHIYQVLHPELLAEFPTLRSLDSIALPNNLPQEVTSFIGRKREMEEIKSLLATTSLLTLTGSGGCGKTRLSLQVAAEVLEHYPQGVWLVELAPLTNPALVPQMVAEVLGVRESPGETLTKSLQGFLKGKQLLLVLDNCEHVLESVALLGDTLLRSCPSIRMLASSREALGISGESTYRIPSLSLPQPSPHHTPESLSQFEAVRLFLERATTAKPDFLVTNENAPALASVCYRLDGIPLAIELAAARLRAMPIEQLEDRLDNRFRLLTGGSRTALPRQQTLRALIDWSFDLLTPEEKTLLLRLSVFAGGWVLESAESVGSGAGIDELDVLDLLTSLVDKSLVTYEEHGNRARYRLLETVRQYARERLAESGESETVRGRHLDHTVTQVEAIFAITSFEGFPLWMQHMDEEYENIRAALAWCSANASSETFIRRGLRIGEALWPFWHVCGYLSDGREHLEELARLGHAWQGTRPRTVVKSLAEVLHGTSLLAMEQGDDVAAGAALDEALQLAHELEDQHSIAVFGMAQGWLANHRGDYNTARQLIEKNLSFFREINDPIYLGLSLVTLGGTAIIQNDFLTAEPLIEESMALFRSTGNTRALATGLEGLGNIAAARGDYVSAQSLLREGVAMLRAQGNRHTLKTLLRNLSEVECVLGNLDTAQVLIQECLTLCQQQGNKQGTATALEGLGAVLVCREKAYEATLLWGAAQKIHECIGFPKEPFVEAYLQKWREQARLALGDTAFAAAIEEGSLLTEETVIAQALQEATPLEGDDCNS; encoded by the coding sequence ATGCCGATACTGCCTGCTGGAACTGTCACTTTCCTCTTCACCGATATCGAGGGCAGCACACGGCTCTGGGAAGAGCATCCCGAGCGGATGCGGACCGCGCTGGCCCGTCACGATGCGCTCCTACATCAAGCGATTACGGAGCACAATGGCTATGTTTTCAAGACCATCGGGGATGCCTTCTGCGCGGCTTTCGCTACCGCACCAGAGGCTCTGTCCGCAGCCCTGACCGCACAGCGCTGTCTCTACGCAGAACCCTGGGAAGATGGTATTGCCCTCAGGGCTCGGATGGCCCTGCACACAGGAGCGGTCGAGAGCCGCGACAATGACTACTTCGGGCAACCGCTCAACCGTGTCGCACGCCTACTCGCCACAGGCTATGGAGGGCAAGTGCTGCTCTCTCAGGCAACACAGGAGCTCGTACGAGACAGCCTCCCGGCACAAACAACCCTCTTGAATCTTGGCGAGCACCGCCTGCGTGATCTTTCTCGGCCAGAGCATATCTACCAAGTGCTGCATCCCGAACTCCTTGCGGAGTTCCCCACGCTGCGCTCGCTTGATAGTATTGCCCTCCCTAATAACCTGCCACAGGAAGTGACAAGCTTTATTGGTAGGAAGCGTGAGATGGAAGAGATCAAGTCCCTGCTCGCGACCACCTCGCTCCTGACCCTGACCGGAAGCGGAGGGTGCGGCAAGACACGCCTCTCCCTGCAAGTCGCGGCTGAGGTACTAGAGCACTACCCACAGGGAGTCTGGCTTGTCGAGCTGGCACCGCTTACCAACCCTGCCCTTGTCCCGCAGATGGTCGCGGAGGTGCTCGGGGTACGTGAGTCGCCGGGGGAGACCCTGACAAAATCTCTGCAGGGGTTCCTGAAAGGCAAGCAGCTCCTCCTGGTCCTCGATAACTGTGAGCACGTTCTTGAGTCGGTTGCCTTGCTGGGTGACACGCTGTTGCGCTCCTGCCCTAGCATACGAATGCTTGCCAGTAGCCGAGAAGCGCTCGGCATCTCCGGGGAGAGTACCTACCGCATCCCCTCCCTCTCCCTGCCTCAGCCCTCTCCACACCACACGCCCGAGAGTCTCTCACAGTTTGAAGCCGTGCGGCTGTTTTTGGAGCGCGCCACCACCGCAAAGCCGGACTTCCTCGTCACCAACGAGAATGCCCCGGCGCTTGCCTCTGTCTGCTATCGCTTAGATGGGATTCCTCTGGCCATTGAGCTCGCCGCCGCCCGCCTCCGTGCCATGCCTATCGAGCAGCTCGAAGACCGACTGGACAATCGCTTCCGCCTGCTGACAGGGGGTTCACGCACCGCGCTCCCACGCCAGCAGACCCTGCGGGCTCTCATTGACTGGAGCTTTGACCTACTCACCCCAGAAGAAAAAACGCTCTTACTCCGACTCTCGGTGTTTGCGGGAGGCTGGGTGCTGGAGTCCGCAGAGAGTGTCGGTAGTGGAGCCGGCATTGACGAACTTGATGTGCTGGACTTACTCACCTCCTTGGTGGATAAGAGCCTTGTCACCTACGAAGAGCACGGCAACCGCGCCCGCTACCGACTCTTAGAGACCGTGCGCCAGTATGCACGGGAGCGTCTCGCGGAGTCCGGTGAGTCCGAGACGGTACGTGGGAGGCACTTAGATCATACGGTCACCCAAGTGGAGGCCATCTTTGCGATCACGAGCTTTGAAGGATTTCCCCTCTGGATGCAGCACATGGATGAAGAGTACGAAAATATTCGTGCGGCTCTTGCTTGGTGCAGTGCAAACGCATCCTCAGAGACTTTTATCCGTCGTGGACTGCGCATTGGGGAGGCACTCTGGCCTTTCTGGCACGTCTGTGGCTATCTCAGCGACGGACGTGAGCATCTAGAAGAGCTTGCCAGACTCGGGCACGCATGGCAGGGGACACGCCCCCGCACGGTGGTAAAGTCCCTTGCCGAGGTCCTGCATGGCACCAGCCTCCTGGCGATGGAGCAAGGCGACGATGTCGCGGCGGGCGCGGCCCTTGATGAGGCGCTACAGCTTGCCCACGAGCTGGAAGACCAACATAGCATTGCTGTCTTTGGGATGGCGCAGGGCTGGCTGGCAAACCATCGCGGCGACTATAACACGGCCAGACAGCTCATCGAGAAGAACCTGAGCTTTTTCCGAGAGATCAACGATCCCATCTACCTGGGACTCTCCCTGGTAACTCTGGGAGGGACGGCGATCATCCAGAATGACTTCCTGACGGCAGAGCCCCTCATTGAAGAGAGCATGGCTTTGTTTCGTTCCACAGGCAACACCCGAGCTCTCGCAACGGGCCTAGAAGGCCTAGGAAATATTGCCGCGGCCCGTGGCGACTATGTCAGCGCTCAGTCCCTGCTCCGTGAGGGAGTTGCGATGCTCCGTGCCCAAGGCAACCGACACACCCTCAAGACACTTCTGCGGAATCTGAGCGAGGTGGAGTGTGTCCTGGGGAACCTTGATACCGCGCAGGTTCTGATTCAGGAGTGCCTAACCCTCTGCCAGCAGCAGGGAAATAAGCAAGGCACCGCGACCGCTCTAGAGGGTCTGGGAGCCGTGCTTGTCTGTCGCGAAAAGGCATATGAAGCAACACTGCTCTGGGGCGCGGCCCAAAAAATCCATGAGTGTATCGGCTTTCCCAAAGAGCCCTTTGTCGAAGCCTACCTGCAGAAGTGGCGTGAGCAAGCCCGCCTCGCTCTTGGCGACACTGCCTTCGCGGCTGCCATAGAAGAAGGAAGCCTCCTGACCGAGGAGACCGTGATCGCACAAGCGCTACAAGAAGCGACTCCTCTCGAAGGCGACGATTGCAATTCGTGA